A window of Marinobacter salarius contains these coding sequences:
- a CDS encoding helix-turn-helix transcriptional regulator — MLGDRAELTSFGRQEFLAFGREYGISYRFPGVDGHDAPDDDSTIARGWIDETPLPSGFRFTHSDLTISHSYESVSLGHAPLLMVIVLEGRIRLSVGAVERELGSGMAASLQLRPEYALAAYQPAGQRLKTIVLAFDPGGPLPAQTEQGSLRALLRGVQDPVVLWDVPPVLMTALEQPLGVGLPELQKTLVLEGLALQLVGYGLPEPVPAIERKSRASTQEHQRLEAIRQLMAFAPTDNYSLTDLASRAAMSPSSLRSKFRATYGLSVFGYLRKCRLNLAWHYLEQGYSVQQAAHRSGYRHATNFATAFRRQFGVSPKTVV; from the coding sequence GTGTTGGGAGATCGTGCCGAACTAACGTCGTTCGGCAGGCAGGAGTTCCTGGCTTTTGGCCGCGAGTACGGAATCAGCTACCGCTTCCCCGGCGTCGACGGCCATGACGCCCCCGATGACGATTCAACCATCGCCCGGGGGTGGATTGATGAAACCCCGCTACCGTCGGGGTTTCGCTTCACTCATTCCGACCTGACGATCTCCCACAGCTACGAATCGGTGTCGCTGGGCCATGCGCCCCTGTTGATGGTGATCGTGCTCGAAGGACGCATCCGCCTGTCGGTTGGTGCGGTCGAGCGGGAGCTTGGGAGTGGCATGGCTGCCAGCCTGCAATTACGACCGGAATATGCACTGGCAGCCTATCAGCCTGCTGGTCAACGTTTGAAAACCATTGTGTTGGCTTTTGATCCCGGTGGCCCGTTGCCGGCGCAGACCGAACAGGGGTCACTGCGAGCCCTGCTCAGGGGGGTGCAGGACCCAGTGGTGCTGTGGGACGTTCCACCGGTTCTCATGACGGCTCTTGAGCAACCCCTTGGCGTCGGGCTGCCTGAGCTTCAGAAAACACTGGTGCTGGAAGGTCTGGCTCTGCAGTTGGTGGGTTATGGTCTTCCGGAGCCGGTGCCAGCGATTGAACGGAAAAGTCGCGCGTCCACCCAGGAACACCAGCGCCTGGAGGCCATTCGTCAGCTGATGGCATTTGCCCCGACGGACAATTACTCCCTGACGGATCTCGCCAGCCGTGCCGCAATGAGTCCCAGCAGTTTGCGTAGTAAATTCCGTGCGACCTACGGATTGTCGGTGTTCGGTTATCTGCGGAAGTGCCGGTTGAACCTGGCCTGGCATTACCTGGAGCAGGGATACTCCGTTCAGCAGGCTGCCCACCGGTCCGGCTATCGACATGCCACTAACTTTGCGACCGCGTTCCGGCGCCAGTTCGGTGTTTCTCCCAAAACCGTCGTTTGA
- a CDS encoding AMP-binding protein yields METGITPQPERRSAMIQSGAWNDTLITDYLDHAVAATPDREAIVGYRVSEDTRTALTYRELNNNVTRIAAGLVGMDIKPGDVVACQLPNWWQTIALHLACMRVGAVLNPLMPIFRERELRFMLAHGEAKLLVIPKVFRNFDYQAMVDGLLGDLPELKTVLVIGGDGERSFEKQLLEKPWEQEVDTAAVFEERKPSADDVIQVLYTSGTTGEPKGVMHTSNTLFANVRPYADRLHLTSDDTVLMASPLAHQTGFLYGIMMPVYLGTTAILQDIWDAEFVCKVIAAEKPAFTMAATPFLADLVKTAPKHEGELDSLRIFVSAGAPIPSALVEQAGQNLKARIVSAWGMTENGAVTMTCPEDPAERASQSDGKTLPYMDVKVTDFKGNSLATGEEGNLMVRGASLFVGYLKRPELYGVDEGGWFGTGDLARMDENGYIRITGRTKDVVIRGGENIPVVEVENLLYKIPGIADVALVGCPDDRLGERLCAYITLDETTNGLTLDDVKDHLLRHQLSKNYLPEYLEVIEAMPRTASGKIQKFKLREQAKDLRLAPAKRA; encoded by the coding sequence ATGGAAACAGGCATTACTCCCCAACCGGAACGCCGCTCAGCCATGATTCAGAGCGGTGCCTGGAACGACACACTCATTACCGACTATCTCGACCACGCCGTCGCCGCCACGCCGGACCGCGAAGCCATTGTTGGCTACCGTGTCAGCGAAGACACCCGCACGGCGCTGACCTACCGGGAACTGAACAACAACGTCACCCGCATTGCCGCTGGATTGGTTGGTATGGACATCAAGCCAGGAGATGTTGTGGCGTGCCAGTTGCCCAACTGGTGGCAAACCATCGCTCTGCACCTGGCCTGCATGCGTGTAGGCGCTGTGCTGAACCCGCTGATGCCGATCTTCCGTGAGCGCGAACTCCGCTTCATGCTCGCGCACGGTGAAGCCAAGCTGCTGGTCATCCCCAAGGTGTTCCGCAATTTCGACTACCAGGCCATGGTCGACGGCTTGCTCGGTGATCTGCCTGAGCTGAAAACCGTGCTGGTGATCGGCGGCGATGGCGAGCGCAGTTTCGAAAAACAGCTGCTCGAAAAGCCCTGGGAGCAGGAGGTGGACACGGCAGCAGTGTTCGAGGAGCGTAAGCCGTCCGCCGATGATGTCATTCAGGTGCTGTACACCTCAGGCACCACCGGCGAACCCAAGGGGGTTATGCACACCTCCAACACCCTGTTCGCCAACGTCCGCCCGTACGCCGATCGTTTGCACCTGACGTCTGACGACACGGTGCTGATGGCGTCACCGCTGGCGCACCAGACCGGTTTCCTCTACGGCATCATGATGCCGGTATACCTGGGCACTACTGCGATCCTGCAGGACATCTGGGACGCCGAGTTTGTCTGCAAGGTGATTGCGGCGGAGAAGCCGGCGTTCACCATGGCAGCAACCCCGTTTCTGGCCGATCTGGTGAAAACCGCGCCAAAACACGAAGGCGAGCTGGATTCGCTGCGTATTTTTGTCTCTGCAGGCGCCCCGATTCCCAGCGCGCTGGTGGAACAGGCCGGCCAGAACCTGAAGGCCAGGATCGTGTCCGCCTGGGGCATGACCGAAAACGGCGCTGTAACCATGACTTGCCCCGAAGACCCCGCCGAGCGTGCCAGTCAGTCAGACGGCAAGACACTGCCCTACATGGACGTCAAGGTGACCGACTTTAAGGGCAACAGTCTGGCCACCGGAGAGGAAGGCAATCTGATGGTTCGAGGCGCCAGCCTGTTTGTCGGCTATCTCAAGCGCCCCGAGCTGTACGGCGTGGACGAAGGCGGCTGGTTCGGCACCGGCGATCTCGCTCGCATGGATGAAAACGGCTATATCCGCATTACTGGCCGGACCAAAGACGTTGTCATTCGTGGCGGCGAAAACATCCCGGTGGTGGAAGTGGAGAACCTGCTCTACAAGATCCCCGGTATCGCTGACGTTGCACTGGTGGGCTGCCCGGACGACCGACTTGGTGAACGTCTGTGCGCCTATATCACACTGGACGAGACTACCAATGGCCTGACCCTGGACGACGTCAAAGACCATCTGCTCAGGCACCAGCTCTCCAAGAATTACCTGCCGGAATACCTGGAAGTGATCGAGGCCATGCCCCGCACGGCGTCCGGCAAGATCCAGAAGTTCAAACTCCGGGAGCAGGCGAAAGATCTCCGGCTCGCTCCGGCCAAGCGCGCCTGA
- a CDS encoding SDR family NAD(P)-dependent oxidoreductase, whose translation MKGLNGKTVIITGGGGGIGRAVSLRFAEEGSLVAVLDRDEAAAQATVDLINEAGGKAKAYAADITDYAAIISTVEAIEGDLGVPTVLVNNAGFDRFMPFLKTEPKLWDQLIAVNLTGALNMHHVVLPKMVAAGGGKVINVASDAARVGSSGESVYAACKAGLVGFSKTVARELATKNVCLNVVCPGPTDTALLKGVAETSSNPEKLLEAFRNAVPMKRLAQPDDYPGIVALLASDDANFITGQVISVSGGLTMAG comes from the coding sequence ATGAAAGGTCTCAACGGAAAAACCGTCATTATCACCGGTGGTGGGGGCGGTATCGGTCGCGCGGTCTCACTGCGCTTTGCCGAGGAAGGCAGCCTGGTGGCTGTGCTCGACCGCGATGAAGCCGCCGCCCAGGCCACTGTGGATCTGATCAACGAAGCCGGTGGCAAGGCCAAGGCCTACGCAGCGGATATTACCGATTACGCCGCCATTATCAGCACCGTCGAGGCCATCGAAGGCGATTTGGGGGTGCCAACGGTGCTGGTGAACAACGCCGGCTTCGACCGCTTCATGCCATTTCTGAAAACCGAACCCAAGCTCTGGGACCAGTTAATCGCGGTCAACCTCACCGGTGCACTGAATATGCACCATGTGGTGCTGCCCAAGATGGTCGCCGCCGGTGGCGGTAAGGTCATCAACGTCGCCTCGGATGCTGCCCGCGTCGGCTCCTCCGGAGAATCTGTCTACGCCGCCTGCAAGGCTGGCCTGGTGGGTTTCAGCAAGACCGTTGCCCGTGAACTGGCAACCAAGAACGTGTGCCTGAATGTGGTTTGCCCGGGACCGACGGATACCGCACTTCTCAAGGGCGTGGCGGAAACCTCCAGCAACCCGGAAAAGCTGCTGGAAGCCTTCCGTAACGCCGTGCCCATGAAGCGTCTGGCCCAGCCGGACGACTACCCAGGCATCGTCGCCCTGCTTGCCAGCGATGACGCCAACTTTATTACCGGACAGGTGATCAGCGTATCCGGCGGCCTGACCATGGCCGGCTAA
- a CDS encoding MarR family transcriptional regulator — protein MIVNESEGIPNRLFFRLFQTGNILQRQVQNEMGISAVQWAVLGALSRDGFEDGTSFNQLKEYLYVSRQNLDGVLKRMERDGHVVRVPDPQDRRARLVILTDTGRVFWNNLQDTIQEFYQQALDGTSFDDGVSLLHLLNKLQQGMTTISLSPEDLPDATESAKPADQNR, from the coding sequence ATGATCGTTAACGAATCCGAAGGCATTCCGAATCGGCTGTTTTTCCGTCTGTTTCAGACGGGAAACATCCTCCAGCGACAGGTTCAGAATGAAATGGGCATCAGCGCCGTTCAGTGGGCGGTGCTTGGAGCCCTGTCACGGGACGGGTTTGAAGACGGTACATCGTTCAATCAGCTCAAGGAGTACCTCTATGTCAGTCGCCAGAACCTGGATGGCGTACTCAAACGCATGGAGCGCGATGGGCATGTGGTGCGTGTTCCTGACCCCCAGGATCGTCGTGCCCGACTGGTCATACTGACGGATACAGGGCGGGTATTCTGGAACAACCTGCAGGACACAATTCAGGAGTTTTACCAGCAAGCCCTGGATGGAACCAGTTTTGACGACGGGGTCAGCCTGCTGCATCTGCTGAATAAACTGCAGCAGGGCATGACCACCATATCGTTATCCCCCGAGGATCTGCCCGACGCTACCGAGTCGGCCAAACCCGCCGATCAGAACCGATAG
- a CDS encoding TonB-dependent siderophore receptor has protein sequence MFRHSRLSFAVAMALVGVTGAPLAVAQEQGEPKMLDALNVTATRSATKTDTPVIETPQSVSVVSREDWEEKGARTVQRAASYTPGVGTNQVGSSNRYDYLILRGFSDGSINNTYLDGLRVMNDGGSYSSFAIDPWFLERIEIVKGPTSVLYGQGSPGGIVALTSKRPEFRDGGEIRVSLGNNAQRSFAFDVTGPVDDEQRVAYRVTGIASAADAQQDHVELDRRAIAPSLTWDMTDETSVTLLAYLQRDPEGGYHSGLPYEGTVESRDGQKIDNTFFEGEPDYDLFRRDMTMVGYDLEHRINRNWSALQKARYLDSDVELKQVYAYGWASATELNRYYSGGDEDLQALTVDNQIQGELTTGAVDHTVLVGVDYQQRENDVVWPSGAFPAIDAFNPEYGADPSALYPPQRNLRKQKQTGVYLQDQLATGGWRLTLGGRYDWVEIENTNRDTGVVTELDETQFSGRAGLLYLFDNGIAPYVSHSTSFSPSAYTDENGDLLAPSEGKQIETGLRYQPVGTTDLYTLSLFRINQENLATKQPQESFYRSIGEIESQGVELEAKAQLTENLNVQAGYAFTDVTFEKSEAYREGNAASQVPEHQLTLWAGYRFTQGVLNGANAGLGVRHNADIYADDANTKKVPDYTLVDLALGYDFSKLGLEGVSTRLNVNNLLDKEYVASCYNSLDFCYFGAERNVTASVSYRF, from the coding sequence ATGTTCCGACATTCCCGTTTGTCATTTGCGGTTGCCATGGCCCTTGTCGGTGTCACCGGCGCGCCATTAGCCGTTGCCCAGGAACAGGGCGAACCGAAAATGCTGGATGCGCTAAACGTAACAGCGACCCGCAGCGCCACGAAAACCGATACCCCGGTGATTGAAACCCCGCAATCAGTATCTGTTGTCAGCCGCGAAGACTGGGAAGAAAAAGGCGCCCGTACGGTGCAGCGCGCCGCCAGCTATACCCCGGGTGTGGGTACGAACCAGGTGGGGTCTTCCAACCGCTACGATTATCTGATTCTCCGCGGTTTTTCCGATGGCAGTATCAATAACACCTATCTGGATGGCCTGCGGGTAATGAACGACGGTGGCTCCTACAGCTCCTTTGCCATTGATCCCTGGTTTCTTGAGCGTATTGAGATTGTTAAAGGCCCGACCTCCGTTCTCTACGGCCAGGGCTCCCCTGGTGGGATTGTTGCCCTGACCAGCAAGCGTCCGGAGTTCCGGGATGGGGGTGAAATCCGTGTCTCGCTCGGCAACAACGCCCAGCGCAGCTTTGCCTTTGATGTCACCGGTCCGGTGGATGATGAGCAACGGGTTGCCTATCGTGTGACCGGCATTGCTTCCGCTGCTGACGCGCAACAGGACCACGTGGAACTGGACCGTCGCGCCATTGCCCCGTCGCTGACCTGGGACATGACCGACGAGACCAGCGTGACTCTGCTGGCCTACCTTCAACGTGATCCGGAAGGTGGCTACCACAGCGGTTTGCCGTACGAGGGCACGGTGGAGTCCCGCGACGGCCAGAAAATCGACAACACCTTTTTTGAGGGCGAACCGGACTACGACCTTTTCCGGCGCGACATGACCATGGTGGGATACGATCTGGAGCATCGAATCAATCGTAACTGGTCCGCCTTGCAGAAAGCCCGTTACCTGGATTCGGACGTTGAGTTGAAACAGGTTTATGCCTACGGCTGGGCCTCGGCCACTGAGCTTAACCGCTACTACTCCGGTGGCGATGAGGATCTGCAGGCACTCACCGTTGATAACCAGATTCAGGGGGAATTGACGACTGGCGCGGTGGATCACACCGTATTGGTGGGGGTGGACTATCAGCAGCGTGAGAACGACGTGGTCTGGCCGTCGGGCGCCTTTCCGGCCATCGATGCCTTCAATCCTGAGTACGGGGCCGATCCCTCTGCCCTATACCCCCCGCAACGCAATCTCCGTAAGCAGAAACAGACCGGGGTCTATCTGCAGGACCAGCTGGCCACCGGTGGCTGGCGGTTGACGTTGGGTGGCCGTTACGACTGGGTGGAGATCGAGAACACCAATCGTGACACCGGTGTAGTGACAGAGCTGGACGAAACCCAGTTCAGTGGCCGTGCCGGGCTGCTCTACCTGTTCGACAACGGCATTGCACCCTACGTGTCCCACTCCACGTCGTTTTCGCCCAGCGCCTATACCGACGAGAACGGCGACCTGCTGGCCCCGAGTGAAGGCAAGCAGATAGAAACCGGGCTTAGGTACCAGCCGGTGGGAACCACGGACCTGTATACGCTCTCTCTGTTCCGCATCAACCAGGAGAATCTGGCCACCAAGCAGCCACAGGAGTCCTTCTACCGCAGCATCGGTGAAATTGAGTCCCAGGGTGTGGAGCTGGAAGCCAAGGCGCAGCTGACGGAGAACCTGAATGTCCAGGCCGGATATGCGTTCACGGACGTCACCTTTGAGAAGTCCGAGGCCTATCGCGAGGGCAATGCCGCCAGCCAGGTGCCGGAACACCAGCTGACCCTGTGGGCCGGTTACCGGTTCACGCAGGGAGTCCTTAACGGGGCAAACGCGGGATTGGGTGTCCGTCACAACGCGGACATCTACGCCGATGATGCCAACACCAAAAAGGTGCCGGACTACACCCTGGTGGATCTGGCCTTGGGCTACGATTTCAGCAAGCTCGGCCTGGAAGGCGTTTCTACCCGGCTGAACGTGAACAATCTGCTGGACAAGGAATACGTGGCGTCCTGCTACAACAGTCTGGACTTCTGTTACTTCGGGGCAGAACGTAACGTTACGGCGTCGGTTTCCTATCGGTTCTGA
- a CDS encoding enoyl-CoA hydratase encodes MIYGNILLERRDPVALIRLNRPEVHNALNNALMSELSDALKALEADSEVRAIVVTGNDNAFAAGADISEAQALDFSRAYRNEFITANWEQVTRCRKPVIAAVAGVAVGGGCELAMMCDLLIAADTARFGQPEVKLGLLPGAGGSQRLTRAVGKAKAMDLCLTGRMMSADEAERCGLVSRVVPADGLLDAAMAVAREIAGYSLMATMVNKEAVNQAFETTLRAGIDYERRLLWASFSTDDSSEGMNAFLEKRKPQWKHR; translated from the coding sequence ATGATATACGGAAACATATTGCTGGAAAGGCGCGATCCCGTCGCATTGATTCGGCTCAACCGGCCGGAGGTGCACAACGCCCTGAATAACGCGCTGATGTCTGAGCTTTCAGATGCCCTCAAGGCACTGGAAGCCGACAGTGAGGTGCGTGCGATTGTGGTTACCGGTAATGACAACGCGTTTGCCGCAGGCGCGGATATCTCCGAGGCGCAAGCGCTGGATTTTTCCCGCGCGTACCGGAATGAATTTATTACCGCCAACTGGGAGCAGGTGACCCGCTGCCGCAAACCGGTTATTGCCGCAGTTGCCGGTGTTGCCGTAGGCGGTGGTTGTGAGCTGGCAATGATGTGCGACTTGCTGATCGCCGCTGATACGGCACGCTTTGGTCAACCTGAAGTGAAACTGGGCCTTCTGCCCGGCGCCGGCGGTAGCCAGCGCCTGACGCGAGCGGTGGGCAAAGCCAAGGCGATGGACTTGTGCCTGACCGGCCGAATGATGAGTGCTGATGAAGCTGAGCGCTGTGGCCTGGTGAGCCGGGTTGTGCCCGCTGATGGGCTTCTGGATGCCGCGATGGCCGTAGCCCGCGAAATCGCCGGCTATTCCCTTATGGCGACGATGGTGAACAAGGAGGCCGTGAACCAGGCATTTGAAACTACCCTGCGGGCAGGTATTGATTACGAACGCCGTTTGCTGTGGGCCAGCTTCTCAACAGACGACAGCAGTGAAGGCATGAACGCCTTTCTGGAGAAGCGCAAACCACAGTGGAAACACCGCTAA
- a CDS encoding enoyl-CoA hydratase-related protein: protein MTYEDILYDETDGVATITINRPDRYNAFRGQTCMELLDAFHTAGWNKDIGVIVLTGAGDKAFCTGGDQGAHEGQYDGRGLIGLPVEELQRLIREVPKPVIARVNGFAIGGGHVLHVVCDLSIASETAIFGQVGPKVGSVDPGFGTAYLSRVVGEKRAREIWYLCRKYSAQQAQEWGLVNAVVPPEQLDDEVRSWCDEILGKSPTALTIAKRSFNADSDNIAGIGALGMQALSLYYNTEESQEGVNAFKEKRKPDFRKYQK, encoded by the coding sequence ATGACTTACGAAGACATCCTCTACGACGAAACCGACGGCGTTGCCACCATTACCATCAACCGTCCTGACCGGTACAACGCCTTCCGCGGCCAGACCTGTATGGAACTGCTGGACGCTTTCCATACCGCCGGCTGGAACAAAGACATCGGCGTTATCGTGCTCACCGGCGCCGGCGACAAGGCCTTTTGTACCGGCGGTGATCAAGGCGCCCATGAAGGACAGTACGACGGCCGCGGCCTGATCGGCCTGCCGGTGGAAGAGCTGCAACGCCTGATCCGGGAAGTACCCAAGCCAGTTATCGCCCGGGTCAACGGCTTTGCCATTGGCGGCGGCCATGTGCTTCATGTGGTCTGCGACCTGAGCATTGCCTCGGAAACGGCGATTTTCGGACAGGTGGGCCCGAAAGTGGGCTCCGTAGACCCCGGGTTCGGCACCGCCTACCTCTCACGGGTGGTGGGTGAGAAACGCGCCCGTGAAATTTGGTACCTGTGCCGTAAATACAGTGCGCAACAGGCTCAGGAGTGGGGGCTGGTAAATGCTGTGGTCCCGCCCGAGCAACTGGATGACGAAGTGCGCAGCTGGTGTGACGAAATTCTCGGAAAGAGCCCGACCGCGCTGACGATTGCCAAGCGTTCATTCAACGCCGACAGCGACAATATTGCCGGTATCGGCGCCCTCGGCATGCAGGCCCTGAGCCTCTACTACAACACCGAGGAATCCCAGGAAGGGGTTAACGCCTTCAAGGAAAAGCGCAAACCGGACTTCCGTAAATACCAGAAATAA
- a CDS encoding D-amino acid dehydrogenase, translating to MKRIAVIGGGITGITTAYTLAKRGLDVTVYEKHRYAAMETSFANGGQLSASNAEVWNNWQTIIKGLKWMSRRDAPLLVNPKPSWHKLSWFAEFIAAIPQYEQNTTETARLAIAARDHLFAWAQNEGIDFDLKKQGILHIYRDKAGFDHAANVSRLLAAGGLERRAVTPEEMRAIEPTLAGTYYGGFYTESDSTGDIHKFTNGLAEAILRLGVKTCYEHSVTELSADQSHAWVTSFDGEEQTRDTFDGVVICAGVGSRELAAKLGDRVNIYPVKGYSITVELDDQASQEAAPTVSLLDDATKIVTSRLGDDRFRVAGTAEFSGYNRDIRDDRIRPLTRWVEQCFPGVCTRRVVPWAGLRPMLPNMMPRVGPGRLPTVFYNTGHGHLGWTLSAITAEMVADAVASAVSGTTASTAG from the coding sequence ATGAAGCGAATTGCAGTTATTGGCGGTGGTATTACCGGTATCACCACTGCTTACACCCTGGCCAAACGCGGCCTGGATGTTACGGTTTACGAAAAGCACCGTTATGCGGCGATGGAAACCTCTTTCGCCAATGGTGGCCAACTGTCCGCCTCCAACGCTGAGGTCTGGAACAACTGGCAGACCATCATCAAGGGCCTTAAGTGGATGTCCCGGAGGGATGCGCCGCTGCTGGTTAACCCCAAGCCTTCCTGGCACAAACTGAGCTGGTTCGCCGAGTTCATCGCCGCGATTCCCCAGTACGAACAGAACACCACGGAAACCGCACGCCTTGCGATTGCCGCCCGGGATCACCTGTTTGCCTGGGCGCAGAACGAAGGGATCGACTTTGATCTGAAGAAACAGGGCATCCTCCATATCTACCGTGACAAGGCCGGGTTCGACCATGCGGCGAATGTTTCCAGGTTGCTGGCTGCCGGCGGCCTGGAACGTCGGGCGGTCACTCCCGAGGAAATGCGGGCTATTGAACCCACGCTGGCGGGGACCTATTACGGCGGTTTCTACACCGAAAGCGATTCAACCGGTGATATCCATAAGTTCACCAATGGCTTGGCGGAGGCCATTCTTCGCCTCGGCGTCAAAACCTGTTATGAGCACTCGGTGACGGAACTGAGTGCGGATCAGTCCCACGCCTGGGTCACCTCGTTTGATGGTGAAGAGCAAACTCGTGACACCTTTGATGGTGTGGTGATCTGTGCGGGCGTGGGTAGCCGGGAACTGGCCGCCAAGCTGGGGGACCGAGTCAACATTTACCCGGTGAAGGGGTATTCCATCACCGTTGAGCTGGACGACCAAGCCTCCCAGGAAGCGGCACCGACGGTCAGTTTGCTGGACGATGCCACCAAGATAGTCACCAGCCGGCTGGGAGATGATCGGTTCCGGGTTGCGGGTACGGCGGAATTCAGCGGCTATAACCGTGATATCCGGGATGACCGAATCCGGCCGCTCACCCGATGGGTCGAGCAGTGTTTCCCTGGGGTTTGCACCCGCCGCGTCGTACCCTGGGCAGGGCTGCGCCCCATGCTGCCCAATATGATGCCGCGAGTCGGTCCGGGCCGGTTGCCCACCGTGTTCTATAACACGGGTCACGGTCATCTGGGCTGGACCCTGTCTGCAATCACTGCCGAGATGGTGGCGGATGCTGTTGCGTCCGCGGTGTCAGGCACAACAGCGAGTACAGCCGGCTAG
- the aliB gene encoding cyclohexanecarboxyl-CoA dehydrogenase, giving the protein MNFAFNEEQNAIRENVARFSADVLAPGYRKRDQEGVIERSVIQQMGDMGLLGGELPEAFGGSGLDCVTSGLIIEEIAKGDFNVGYIPLLTSLNGQIIASHAAPDLATEWLAGMTSGQKVACIALTEPHGGSDAANLRLKAEKKGDVYVLNGEKTSISMADQSDVAVVFARTGSVEQRASGISAFLVPMDSPGISTTRFEDNGQRAIGRGSIFFDNVEVPAHNMMGDEGKGFKQVMQGFDYSRALIGLQCLAVAQQSLNETWQWLTERTAFGQNLSAFQGLTHPLSEYQTYVHAARLQCYHALWLKDNNLPHNAEAAMNKWWGPKLAFDVVKQCLLAHGHTGYGEDLPFAQRLRDVLGLQIGDGTAQIMKNIITREYLPE; this is encoded by the coding sequence ATGAATTTCGCATTCAACGAAGAACAAAACGCCATCCGTGAGAACGTTGCCCGGTTCAGTGCTGATGTTTTGGCTCCGGGCTACCGCAAACGCGATCAGGAGGGCGTAATCGAGCGCTCGGTGATCCAGCAGATGGGTGACATGGGCCTGCTCGGCGGCGAGTTACCGGAAGCGTTCGGTGGCAGCGGCCTGGACTGCGTGACCAGTGGCCTGATCATCGAAGAAATTGCCAAAGGCGATTTCAACGTGGGCTATATCCCGTTGCTCACCTCACTGAATGGCCAGATCATCGCCAGCCACGCCGCGCCGGACCTGGCAACAGAGTGGCTTGCCGGTATGACCTCCGGCCAGAAAGTAGCCTGTATCGCCCTGACCGAACCCCATGGCGGTTCCGATGCCGCCAATCTGCGACTGAAGGCGGAGAAGAAGGGCGATGTCTACGTACTCAACGGCGAAAAGACGTCGATTTCCATGGCAGACCAATCCGACGTCGCGGTGGTGTTCGCCCGCACCGGTAGTGTTGAGCAACGGGCCTCCGGCATCAGCGCGTTTCTGGTGCCGATGGACAGTCCGGGCATTTCCACAACGCGCTTTGAAGACAACGGCCAGCGCGCCATCGGCCGCGGTTCCATCTTCTTCGACAACGTGGAAGTTCCTGCCCATAACATGATGGGCGACGAAGGCAAGGGCTTTAAACAGGTCATGCAGGGGTTTGATTACAGCCGCGCACTGATCGGCCTGCAATGTCTGGCGGTTGCCCAGCAGTCACTGAATGAAACCTGGCAGTGGCTGACAGAACGTACCGCTTTTGGCCAGAACCTGTCGGCCTTTCAGGGCCTGACTCACCCATTGTCGGAATACCAGACTTACGTTCATGCCGCCCGCCTTCAGTGCTACCATGCCCTCTGGCTAAAGGATAACAACCTGCCCCACAATGCCGAAGCGGCGATGAATAAATGGTGGGGGCCAAAACTGGCGTTTGATGTGGTGAAACAGTGTCTGCTCGCTCATGGTCACACCGGCTACGGCGAGGACTTACCCTTCGCCCAGCGGTTGCGCGACGTTCTGGGCCTGCAAATAGGTGACGGCACTGCACAGATCATGAAGAATATCATCACACGCGAGTACCTACCGGAGTGA